One region of Salvia miltiorrhiza cultivar Shanhuang (shh) chromosome 3, IMPLAD_Smil_shh, whole genome shotgun sequence genomic DNA includes:
- the LOC131014383 gene encoding uncharacterized protein LOC131014383 → MTLLSRSITLTPFPSFLSPKPSSPRNLIYCKNDEMNSSRKKPSYGASRRSVLKKSFTQEQVDFTVPISTDPVVGIIGGGMSGLLCALYLDKRGIKSTVFDTGIHGLGGRMGTRTVDPEHLTFDHAAQFFTASDPNFVEMVDLWSKNGLVRQWDGPIGELESGGRFSPLPPSPPRYIGVNGMRPLAESILSETSIVNVVRPCWVSKLEPYNGKWYLSENGKPCGHFDVIVIAHNGKCANRLLASSGLPLIARQMKRLDLSSIWALMAAFEDPLPVPSTASEIPLEGAFVEGIDSLSWMANNTTKLFGSQTSRPHCWTFLSTAAFGKQNKVPQESIPSSTAEKVKKAMLEGVQLALGLPKNSLPNPFYSRLQLWGAALPTNSPGIPCIFDPRGRAGICGDWLLGSSLEAAALSGMALANHIADYCQSGGTSPDEFAVGLRNEFQPLKGHDIGQFPGLGSEKQINKAHDLQLTT, encoded by the exons ATGACCTTACTGTCTCGTTCCATCACTCTCACTCCTTTCCCctcttttctctctccaaaACCCAGCTCGCCACGAAACCTAATCTACTGCAAGAATGACGAAATGAACAGCTCAAGAAAGAAACCTTCTTATGGCGCCTCCAGGCGCTCTGTTCTCAAGAAAAGCTTCACTCAGGAACAGGTGGACTTCACGGTTCCGATTTCGACCGACCCCGTTGTTGGAATTATTGGTGGTGGTATGTCGGGGCTTCTCTGTGCTCTCTATCTCGACAAGAGAGGCATTAAGTCCACTGTTTTTGACACG GGAATTCATGGGTTAGGAGGAAGAATGGGAACCAGAACTGTTGATCCTGAGCACTTAACATTTGACCATGCTGCCCAGTTCTTCACAGCTAGTGATCCCAACTTTGTTGAGATGGTTGACCTATGGTCTAAGAATGGTCTTGTTCGTCAGTGGGATGGTCCAATTGGAGAGCTCGAGTCCGGTGGGCGTTTCAGTCCACTTCCTCCTTCACCTCCAAGATATATTGGTGTTAACGGGATGCGCCCTCTTGCTGAATCCATACTTTCTGAG ACATCGATAGTGAATGTGGTGCGTCCTTGCTGGGTTAGTAAACTGGAGCCATATAATGGGAAATGGTACTTGAGCGAGAACGGGAAGCCTTGCGGACACTTTGATGTAATTGTAATTGCACATAATG GAAAATGTGCAAATCGGTTGCTTGCTTCATCTGGGTTACCACTAATTGCTAGGCAAATGAAG AGACTTGATTTGAGTTCTATATGGGCCCTTATGGCAGCATTTGAGGACCCTCTTCCTGTCCCATCCACTGCATCAGAAATCCCTCTTGAAGGAGCCTTTGTTGAAGGAATCGATTCTCTCTCATGGATGGCAAACAATACAACTAAACTCTTTGGCTCCCAAACTAGTAGGCCTCACTGTTGGACCTTTTTGAGCACAGCCGCTTTCGGAAAGCAGAATAAAGTTCCCCAG GAAAGTATTCCTTCTAGTACAGCAGAAAAGGTTAAGAAAGCCATGCTTGAAGGTGTTCAGCTTGCCTTAGGACTACCCAAAAACTCACTTCCAAATCCTTTCTACAGTCGACTGCAATTATG GGGGGCAGCACTTCCCACAAATTCACCGGGCATTCCCTGCATCTTTGATCCTCGCGGAAGAGCTGGCATATGTGGTGATTGGCTATTGGGGTCAAGCTTAGAAGCTGCAGCATTAAGTGGCATGGCTCTTGCTAATCAT ATTGCTGACTACTGCCAAAGTGGTGGAACAAGCCCAGATGAGTTTGCCGTAGGTTTGCGCAATGAATTTCAACCACTTAAAGGACATGATATAGGGCAGTTTCCTGGATTGGGTTCTGAGAAACAAATAAACAAGGCCCATGATTTGCAACTTACAACATAA
- the LOC131014384 gene encoding protein WVD2-like 2: MGRDVVGLRIDKKSNMVNDKSNGTIRVAPKVVPEKSGKNDYEMNDDNTNARLPDDYDEKQDVLGVKSTNHQPEEKIIKADAQKSPDKKSTSPTKPASGSAVNGITDADPFEPLTPSVEDDKQNSPVNHANGSESNDSGIEVLPKSRDLHSPGSAKKSPPIAHLSSRKLMQPHCKNYNDDEDNWSLASSTATSVRMRVTVPVAPRFNCVNRLERRKEFYTKLEEKHKALEKEKLDYEARTKEEEHAAIKQLRRNMMYKANPVPSFYREGPPPKVELKKLPVTRAKSPNLSRRKSCGDAVKSTPEDKGSCGRTSRHSVGVYREGKASPLQKKASPITPKSKDQTNVRKLSGSNKAKIPQKQSKETMENSQAKEQGNADIAVQS, translated from the exons ATGGGGAGAGATGTTGTAGGTCTTCGTATTGACAAGAAGTCAAACATGGTGAATGATAAATCAAATGGCACCATCCGTGTTGCTCCAAAAGTAGTACCAGAGAAATCTGGAAAAAATGATTATGAGATGAATGATGATAACACAAATGCTCGACTTCCGGACGACTACGATGAGAAACAAGATGTGCTAGGGGTGAAAAGCACCAATCACCAACCCGAGGAGAAGATTATTAAGGCCGATGCTCAGAAGTCTCCTGACAAAAAGTCAACCTCACCAACAAAACCTGCATCGGGTTCTGCTGTTAATGGTATAACTGATGCAGACCCATTTGAGCCCCTAACTCctagtgttgaggatgataaaCAAAACTCACCTGTAAACCATGCTAATGGGTCTGAAAGCAATGATTCTGGTATAGAAGTTTTGCCCAAGTCTCGTGATTTACATTCTCCCGGATCAGCAAAGAAATCACCG CCAATTGCACATTTGTCTTCAAGGAAGCTGATGCAGCCTCATTGCAAAAATTATAATGATGATGAAGATAATTGGTCCTTGGCTTCCTC TACTGCAACTTCTGTACGGATGAGGGTCACAGTTCCAGTTGCTCCAAGATTCAATTGTGTAAACCGTTTAGAGAGGCGCAAAGAG TTTTACACTAAGTTAGAAGAGAAGCACAAAGCCTTGGAGAAAGAGAAACTTGACTACGAAGCTAGAACCAAG GAAGAAGAACATGCAGCAATAAAGCAGCTTAGGAGGAACATGATGTACAAAGCAAATCCTGTTCCTAGCTTCTATCGTGAAGGTCCTCCACCAAAAGTCGAGCTAAAAAAG TTGCCTGTCACCCGTGCCAAATCACCAAACCTAAGCAGGAGAAAGAGCTGTGGTGATGCTGTCAAATCGACTCCTGAGGACAAGGGATCCTGTGGACGAACATCTCGTCACAGTGTAGGTGTCTACAGAGAAGGCAAAGCTTCTCCTCTTCAAAAGAAGGCGTCGCCTATTACCCCTAAAAGTAAGGATCAAACTAATGTGCGGAAGTTAAGTGGGTCTAACAAAGCCAAGATTCCTCAGAAACAATCTAAAGAGACGATGGAAAATTCTCAAGCCAAAGAGCAGGGGAATGCAGATATTGCAGTTCAATCTTGA
- the LOC131014380 gene encoding 2-methoxy-6-polyprenyl-1,4-benzoquinol methylase, mitochondrial — MALRSIYRGLRKNNSRLCSHLHSHATSFGFKEVREDEKSRMVGDVFTSVASNYDVMNDLMSGGLHRLWKERLVSKLNPFPGMKHLDVAGGTGDVAFRILDSIHSVTQRDVKNCHDNNLLEETQIFVCDINPNMLRVGKKRAHDRGFGEDKSLIWVEGDAEQLKFEDASMDGYTIAFGIRNVTHIEKALVEAYRVLKPGGRFLCLELSHVEIPIFKDLYDYYSFAVIPTVGQLVAGDRESYQYLVESIRRFPKQEKFAAMIAEAGFQKVEYENLVGGVVAIHSGLKF, encoded by the exons ATGGCGTTAAGATCGATTTACCGGGGCTTGAGGAAGAACAATTCGCGTTTGTGCTCTCATTTGCATTCTCATGCTACTAGTTTCG GATTTAAGGAAGTTAGGGAGGATGAGAAGAGTAGGATGGTCGGCGATGTGTTCACAAGTGTAGCGTCAAATTATGATGTCATGAACGATTTAATGAGTGGTGGGCTGCATAGGTTGTGGAAAGAAAG GTTGGTTTCCAAGTTGAATCCATTTCCGGGAATGAAGCATCTTGATGTGGCTGGTGGAACAG GGGATGTTGCTTTCAGAATCCTAGACAGTATACATAGCGTTACACAGAGGGACGTAAAAAATTGTCATGATAACAATCTCCTGGAAGAAACTCAAATTTTTGTCTGTGATATTAACCCCAATATGTTACGTGTTGGCAAAAAGAGGGCCCATGACAGAG GTTTTGGAGAGGATAAATCCCTCATTTGGGTTGAAGGAGATGCGGAACAATTAAAATTTGAAGATGCGTCAATGGATGGCTATACAATCGCATTTGGAATAAGGAATGTAACACATATAGAAAAAGCTCTTGTAGAAGCTTACAG GGTGCTAAAACCAGGGGGGAGATTTCTTTGTCTTGAACTCAGCCATGTGGAAATTCCAATTTTCAAAGATTT GTATGATTATTATTCATTTGCGGTCATCCCGACAGTAGGACAGCTAGTTGCAGGTGATCGTGAATCTTATCAATATCTGGTAGAGAGTATTCGCCGCTTCCCCAAACAG GAGAAATTTGCGGCAATGATTGCGGAAGCTGGTTTTCAGAAGGTTGAGTATGAAAACCTTGTGGGAGGTGTCGTCGCCATCCATTCGGGGCTTAAGTTTTag
- the LOC131014382 gene encoding uncharacterized protein LOC131014382 has translation MREPQNEYDEAQIIDSSPPSSDENEELQRLEHAPPFWRNKSSKRLSKQLSMCELPRDIAWERRRRQFLRQERRKNDINKESEDLTDEDLHELKGCIELGFGFNEENGQRLCTTLPALDLYFAVNRQFVTSPLSSPASNATTPAGLGTRSSSCGSDSDSWKICSPGDDPQHVKTKLRHWALAVACSVKQSS, from the exons ATGAGAGAGCCACAAAACGAGTACGATGAGGCGCAAATAATCGATTCGTCGCCGCCATCGTCGGACGAGAACGAGGAGCTGCAGCGATTGGAGCACGCGCCGCCGTTCTGGAGGAACAAGAGTTCGAAGCGGCTGTCGAAGCAGCTGTCGATGTGCGAGCTCCCCCGCGACATCGCGtgggagaggcggcggcggcagttcCTCCGGCAGGAGCGGAGGAAGAACGACATAAACAAAGAATCGGAGGATCTGACCGATGAGGATCTGCACGAGCTCAAAGGTTGCATCGAGTTAGGGTTCGGATTCAATGAAGAGAACGGGCAGCGCCTCTGCACCACGCTGCCCGCCCTCGACCTTTATTTTGCGGTGAATCGACAATTCGTCACCAGCCCCCTCTCCAGCCCCGCCAGCAACGCCACCACCCCCGCCGGCCTTGGAACCCGCTCCTCCTCCTGTGGCAGCGATTCTGATTCATGGAAGATATGCAGCCCAg GTGATGATCCTCAGCATGTGAAAACAAAGTTGAGGCATTGGGCGCTAGCCGTTGCTTGTTCTGTGAAGCAGTCCTCTTGA